In Bacteroides cellulosilyticus, the genomic stretch TCCCGCTATCTTCAGTCCAGCGGGCACTCAAAAATTCAATTGAAATCCGTTCTTTTCGATATGGACGGCGTATTATTTAATTCCATGCCTTACCATGCCGATGCCTGGCACAAGGTAATGGAACGCCATGGATTGCACTTGAGCCGTGAAGAAGCTTACCTGCATGAAGGACGAACCGGAGCTGCTACTATCAATATCGTCTATCAACGGCAATACGGAAAAGATGCCACTCCCGAAATGATACAGAGCATTTATGCAGAAAAGAGTGCAGAATTCAACAGTAACCCCGAACCGGAACGCATGCCCGGTGCATGGGAAGTACTGCAGAAAATAAAATCGGATGGACTGATACCGATGGTGGTCACCGGTTCCGGACAACACTCATTATTAGACCGTCTGTCGCATAACTTCCCCGGTATGTTCCGTCGCGAACTGATGGTAACTGCCTTCGATGTGAAATATGGGAAACCACATCCGGAACCTTACCTGATGGCTTTACAAAAAGGAGGATTAGCCCCCAATGAAGCTATCGTAGTAGAAAATGCGCCTATGGGCGTACAAGCTGGTGCAGCAGCAGGTATATTTACAGTAGCTGTCAACACAGGTCCCATCAACGGACAGGTCTTACTGGATGCCGGAGCAAATGTATTATTCCCGTCTATGCAGGATTTTTGCGACAATTGGGAGAACTTACGTAAAGCGTTCGAATAAAGAAATCGGACGCTTTTTTATTTATGGAAAAGAAAATATTTTATCTTAATAGTTCACTGATCTTTTTCCTTAAATTTAACTTTATTATTTCGTCAGGTTTTAACTCAAGCTCTATCAAAATCTTGGCAGTAGAGAGTTTATAAGCTTCATTTCCCCTATCATAATTCATCTGTTCTTTATCGATAGAATAGAGCAGGGCAAAATCATAATCCAAAGCTTTTGAAACATTATATAAAGTATCCGTATCAATACTTTTTCGTGTCAACATATAGTCAACACTCTGAGGCTTAACTTGCAGTCTTCTTGCAAGTTCAGCCTTTGTCACCAGTTTTTCAACCATGACATTTTTTATAACTTCACCGATGTATATAGTAGTCTTTTCCATTTCTATGAAGGTACGATTTATTATCCAAACCTAGAGGAAGTGAAATAAAAATTTATCTGTCCTGTAATACCTATTTATTCACAATTCACTTGTTTTATCAAATAAATTGTGATACTTTTGTCGCAGAATGATATAAACAATAAATAATCAAATTACCATGACTCTACTGATTCTTATTCTGATAGCGATTCCTGTTTGTATCTTGACAATTCTATTATGGATATACAATGATTATAAAAAGTACAAAAGACAGAATTGCTTCTTGATTTTATTGTTTTTGGCTTTACCTGCCACTATACAAGCTCAATACACAGACAAAAATTGCTGTGTAAACTCTAAATGGCATGAAAATCCAAAAGAAATATTAGAGCATACGACTGGAAGTTTCACCACTTCCCATGGTCGTTGACAATAAACCACAATTCTTCAATACCTTCAATTTTATCATTACGCCAATCAAAATTGATTATGATACTCCAAGACATTAAAAGCCGTCTTAACGAAACGCGAAACTGGTACATTGTACTGACATTGCCCCGGAAAGAAAGAAAAACCAAAGAAACTTTGGAAAATAAAGGCATGATAACTTATCTCCCTACCATTTACGTAAAACGCAGATGGAAAGAACAAGTAAAAGAAATACAGATTCCCGCTGTAAACAGATGCGTATTTATTTACGCTACCGGTACAGAGCTAGAGGGATTAAAAGGAACATATCCTACTCTTCCGATAGAAATGACGGAAGTAGGACATTAGAGTTGACTTTACAACTGGAAAGGGAAAAAGGGGGACACCGTGATGGTATCCCCCTTTTTGTTGTGTGACCCCGGTGCGATTCAAACGCACGACCTTCAGAACCGGAATCTGACGCTCTATTCACTTAACATCCTTGTTTCCTGTTGATTAACTCTCATATATTAGGTTGATTAGGAAACTATTAGGAAACCGTCAACCCAGTTAGTATAGTCCACCACTTTCACTCCAACAGGTATGAAACCATAGGTTTTCTATATAGTACCCTAAAACCTACAAATCCATACTACAGGAGTTCCAGTCTTCGACTACGATTTCATCTTCCAGCCAAACCATTCTCTGTTCTAGGAGAGATTTATCGCTCAATGGTCTCACACACATCATATCCCATAATAACCATGCACCCTTACTCATAAGTCCGTTAGAATGTGGTATATGTCCTAAACTGAGAAGTGATAAAGCTCTGTAAGAAAAGCGGCAAAGAGTAATTCAATGCCGCTTCATCCTCAGTACTTTAGAGATATCATCTCTTCTTCATTTCGTAGTTCTCTTCTGATTCAGCATCCGTTGCCTTAATATGCTTCTATAATTTGTCTAAACACATCTCCAGCCATCAATCCACCACTCGCAGGTAATCCCCTCTTGTTGATAGAGACTATCATTGTGTATTTGGGATTGTCAACAGGGAAGTAACCACAGAACTCAACTCCATATTCAGCATCTTCTTCATTGATAACAATAGTACCTTGCATCCCTGCTACTGAGACCTTATTAGACTTAACTGTTTTACCTAATCCGTCTGTTACATTGAATAGCAATGCCTGTTTCAGTTTGCCGATGCTCGCCTGACTTGCTATTAGTGGGTTGATTACCGTTATGCTATCCTTATATAGCTGTGGTTGTATCATTTTCCCATTGTTAGCAATGGCATTATAAAATGTGAGAATCTGAATTGGAGTAATCAGTTGGTCATATCCAATGCAGAACCAAGTGGTGTTACCATCTTCAACAGAATAGGATTTCAGATTAGCTATTCCTGTGATGCTATCTGGCTTTCCGTAACTCATTTTATTCAGTAAGTTAAAGTAATCCTGCGTATGATTATCAAACGCAGCTTCTATCACCTTATAAGCTGCAATGTTGGAACTGTAAGCCAATCCTTGTTTCACTGAAATCTCACCATATCCGCCTCTATGCCAATTATGGTCTTTCAGTTCTTCTCCATCTACATGATAGATACCATTGTCAACGTCCACCATCTCACCCAATTCAACTTTTCCAGTTTCCAAAGCTGCCAATAATGATATTGGGTGCATTAGGCTTGTAGGCTGCTGGGTGGCGAAGTTCTCACTTGGTTGATAGTCTGTACTGTCTTTCCTTTCAAGTCCAACCAGAGCCTTGATTTGTCCTGTCTGAACTTCCATGATAATCACTTGTCCAGATAAGGCGTTAATCTCTGATAACTTGTTTCCTAATATAGAAGTAGCCTTAACTTGTAAGGTGCTGTCTATGGTGGAGCTTTGTATAACTTCCTGCTGCTTGAGTTGGCATGATAGTAAACACGTTGTTACAAGAATAATTATATAGGTTCTCACAGTTGCCTTAATCGTAAGCATTAATAAAGTTGCCATATAGTATATTATGCTCCTTGTCTTTTAAGCTCTACATCTAGATCATCTAATATAGACTTTAAGAATGAAAAGAGTTCCCTTGTGGTAGCTTGTCTTCCTTTAAATCTGTA encodes the following:
- a CDS encoding HAD family hydrolase yields the protein MFQEAISRYLQSSGHSKIQLKSVLFDMDGVLFNSMPYHADAWHKVMERHGLHLSREEAYLHEGRTGAATINIVYQRQYGKDATPEMIQSIYAEKSAEFNSNPEPERMPGAWEVLQKIKSDGLIPMVVTGSGQHSLLDRLSHNFPGMFRRELMVTAFDVKYGKPHPEPYLMALQKGGLAPNEAIVVENAPMGVQAGAAAGIFTVAVNTGPINGQVLLDAGANVLFPSMQDFCDNWENLRKAFE
- a CDS encoding helix-turn-helix domain-containing protein, producing MEKTTIYIGEVIKNVMVEKLVTKAELARRLQVKPQSVDYMLTRKSIDTDTLYNVSKALDYDFALLYSIDKEQMNYDRGNEAYKLSTAKILIELELKPDEIIKLNLRKKISELLR
- a CDS encoding UpxY family transcription antiterminator translates to MILQDIKSRLNETRNWYIVLTLPRKERKTKETLENKGMITYLPTIYVKRRWKEQVKEIQIPAVNRCVFIYATGTELEGLKGTYPTLPIEMTEVGH
- a CDS encoding penicillin-binding transpeptidase domain-containing protein, translated to MLTIKATVRTYIIILVTTCLLSCQLKQQEVIQSSTIDSTLQVKATSILGNKLSEINALSGQVIIMEVQTGQIKALVGLERKDSTDYQPSENFATQQPTSLMHPISLLAALETGKVELGEMVDVDNGIYHVDGEELKDHNWHRGGYGEISVKQGLAYSSNIAAYKVIEAAFDNHTQDYFNLLNKMSYGKPDSITGIANLKSYSVEDGNTTWFCIGYDQLITPIQILTFYNAIANNGKMIQPQLYKDSITVINPLIASQASIGKLKQALLFNVTDGLGKTVKSNKVSVAGMQGTIVINEEDAEYGVEFCGYFPVDNPKYTMIVSINKRGLPASGGLMAGDVFRQIIEAY